A genome region from Desulfobaccales bacterium includes the following:
- a CDS encoding DUF177 domain-containing protein yields the protein MKSRSLQIGLKGIPDIGKEVAIDLGPEWFARWRGEDPGLEFADAHITGTVSLSKHGNDVLVRGQLEGTLDLACSRCLAPFSHPVAAEFDLLLAPSPETAAAADEELSPADLDMDYYTGEVVDLESILREQIILMIPFKPLCDEVCKGLCPQCGANLNRESCHCRPEAVNSPFADLAKLKI from the coding sequence ATGAAATCCCGAAGCTTGCAAATAGGCCTCAAGGGCATCCCCGACATCGGCAAAGAGGTCGCCATCGACCTGGGACCGGAGTGGTTTGCCCGCTGGCGCGGCGAGGACCCCGGCCTGGAATTTGCCGACGCCCATATCACCGGTACGGTGAGCCTCTCGAAACACGGTAATGATGTTCTGGTGCGCGGGCAGCTTGAAGGCACCCTGGACCTGGCCTGCAGCCGCTGTCTTGCGCCCTTTAGCCATCCGGTGGCCGCCGAGTTCGACCTCCTCTTGGCGCCATCCCCCGAAACCGCGGCCGCGGCAGACGAGGAATTGAGCCCCGCCGACCTGGACATGGACTATTATACCGGAGAAGTGGTGGACCTGGAAAGCATTCTGAGAGAACAGATTATTCTCATGATCCCCTTCAAGCCCCTGTGTGACGAAGTCTGTAAAGGCTTGTGCCCTCAGTGCGGGGCCAACCTCAACCGCGAAAGCTGCCACTGCCGGCCTGAAGCCGTTAATTCCCCCTTTGCCGACCTGGCAAAGTTGAAAATTTAA
- the rpmF gene encoding 50S ribosomal protein L32, which produces MPLPKRRTSVSKKNSRRSHDHLTPPQLSTCPKCNEPRLPHHACPSCGFYKGRLVIPKAAE; this is translated from the coding sequence GTGCCTTTACCAAAAAGAAGAACATCCGTATCCAAGAAGAATAGCCGCCGCTCCCATGACCACCTGACGCCGCCGCAGTTGTCCACCTGCCCCAAGTGCAATGAGCCCCGGCTGCCCCACCATGCCTGCCCCAGTTGTGGCTTTTACAAGGGCCGGCTCGTGATCCCGAAAGCGGCGGAGTAG